From a single Planococcus shenhongbingii genomic region:
- the tpx gene encoding thiol peroxidase, which yields MVQITFKQNPVTLPGKEVKVGDQAPGFKVLANDLSPVTLQDTTGKVRLISVVPSLDTGVCSLQSKRFDQEAASLGDNVEVLTISADLPFAQKRWSEENGTNGITLLSDHRDLSFGEEYGVAMEELRLLARSIFVIDENDKVAYVEYVSEGTDHPDYDKAIEAVKALTN from the coding sequence TTGGTACAAATTACGTTCAAGCAAAATCCTGTGACTTTACCAGGCAAAGAAGTGAAAGTGGGAGATCAGGCTCCAGGATTCAAAGTTCTGGCAAATGATTTAAGCCCGGTTACATTGCAGGATACGACAGGGAAAGTTCGTTTAATCAGCGTAGTTCCTTCGCTTGATACCGGTGTTTGTTCGCTGCAGTCGAAACGTTTTGACCAAGAAGCGGCATCACTTGGCGATAACGTGGAAGTATTGACGATTTCAGCTGATCTTCCATTTGCTCAGAAACGCTGGTCTGAAGAGAACGGCACGAATGGCATTACTCTTTTGTCTGACCACCGGGATCTGTCTTTTGGTGAAGAATACGGTGTTGCCATGGAGGAGCTTCGTTTATTGGCACGTTCGATTTTTGTCATCGATGAAAATGATAAAGTCGCATACGTGGAATATGTCTCTGAAGGCACTGATCATCCGGATTACGATAAAGCAATTGAAGCCGTGAAGGCATTAACAAACTAA
- the sppA gene encoding signal peptide peptidase SppA, with translation MNTKRWIALVVAAAILGISLVINSAFAIFQSTLGTGVDDLLATAQTDVSEEVIEDGDFNKRIAVLNVEGTIQDTGEASALLGQTGYNHGLFMEQLEQVKNDDTVKAVMLKVNSPGGGVVESAEIHDKITEIQEETKKPFYVSMGATAASGGYYISAPADKIFVNRETMTGSLGVIMQTVNYGKLAEKYGVEFVTIKSGPFKDIGNPTREMTADEQAILQEMLNDSYESFVDVIAEGRDMSEEQVKKLADGRIMNGRQAVDAKLADDFGFEEDVLAALRTDFNLEDAQVFEYGASQGLGSLFSMKLNSLFGKDLESQMITKLLTENSSPRMMYLYGEK, from the coding sequence ATGAATACGAAGAGATGGATAGCATTGGTTGTAGCAGCGGCTATACTGGGGATTTCGTTGGTCATCAACTCAGCATTTGCGATTTTCCAAAGCACACTAGGCACAGGCGTTGACGATTTGCTGGCTACGGCACAAACAGATGTTTCAGAAGAAGTGATTGAAGACGGCGATTTTAATAAGCGGATTGCGGTTTTGAATGTGGAAGGAACCATCCAGGATACCGGCGAAGCTTCTGCGCTGCTCGGACAGACCGGATATAACCACGGCTTGTTCATGGAACAATTAGAGCAAGTGAAAAATGACGATACGGTAAAAGCTGTCATGCTGAAAGTCAATTCGCCGGGCGGCGGAGTAGTCGAATCAGCGGAAATCCACGATAAAATTACAGAAATTCAGGAAGAAACAAAAAAACCTTTCTATGTCTCAATGGGCGCCACTGCAGCTTCCGGCGGCTACTACATTTCAGCCCCGGCGGACAAAATTTTTGTGAACCGTGAAACAATGACGGGTTCTCTTGGTGTCATTATGCAAACGGTCAATTATGGGAAATTGGCAGAAAAATATGGAGTGGAATTTGTAACCATCAAATCGGGGCCATTCAAGGATATCGGAAATCCGACGCGTGAAATGACTGCGGATGAGCAAGCCATTCTCCAGGAAATGCTGAATGATTCCTACGAATCGTTTGTTGACGTAATCGCCGAAGGGCGGGATATGTCCGAGGAACAGGTTAAAAAGCTTGCTGATGGACGCATCATGAACGGCAGACAGGCAGTCGACGCGAAGCTGGCAGATGACTTCGGCTTCGAAGAAGATGTGCTGGCAGCGCTTCGCACAGACTTCAATTTGGAAGATGCTCAAGTCTTTGAATATGGAGCATCTCAAGGGCTTGGGTCACTGTTTTCAATGAAGCTTAATTCATTGTTTGGCAAAGACCTGGAATCGCAAATGATCACTAAATTGCTAACCGAAAATAGCTCGCCGCGTATGATGTATTTGTATGGTGAAAAATAA
- a CDS encoding histidine phosphatase family protein has protein sequence MTTIGFVRHGITDWNMQRIAQGSSDIPLNETGREQARAIAERLAQEEPWDAIISSDLIRARETAEIIAEKLGMSVSRIEPLIRELSGGQIEGSTEEERIQKWGVDWRTLDLGMEKKEEGAKRGREAIEAALAKYPGKRVLMVSHGALIGTTLKSLLPERFTKTNLHNTSITILENIESKWECTLYNCTKHLPEMVQEEVAGKRK, from the coding sequence ATGACCACAATCGGATTTGTTAGACATGGCATAACAGATTGGAACATGCAGCGGATTGCGCAAGGCAGTTCGGACATTCCGTTAAACGAAACCGGCAGAGAGCAAGCGCGTGCTATTGCAGAGCGGCTGGCACAAGAAGAACCTTGGGATGCCATCATATCCAGTGATTTGATCCGCGCCAGGGAAACGGCGGAAATCATTGCTGAGAAACTGGGGATGTCGGTCAGCCGGATTGAACCTCTCATCCGTGAACTGTCTGGCGGCCAGATTGAAGGGTCCACAGAAGAAGAACGCATTCAAAAATGGGGTGTGGACTGGCGGACATTGGATCTTGGCATGGAGAAGAAGGAAGAAGGCGCTAAAAGAGGACGGGAAGCCATTGAGGCAGCTTTAGCAAAATATCCGGGCAAACGAGTTTTAATGGTCAGCCACGGTGCTTTGATTGGCACTACATTGAAAAGCCTTTTGCCTGAACGTTTCACTAAAACAAATCTACATAATACATCGATTACGATTTTGGAGAATATTGAAAGCAAATGGGAATGCACGCTTTATAACTGCACGAAGCATTTGCCTGAAATGGTTCAGGAAGAAGTTGCTGGAAAAAGGAAATGA
- a CDS encoding RDD family protein gives MTNHMDNETHSVENVQNNRPVEPNYKEVMFYERKPAGFWVRFWAYLIDLLLIASVTSILIKPIFLLIGLETSSNTWYAPYAIISAVVFYAYFVLMTKFFEQTVGKMILGLRVVSLKEEKLSWGTLLFREWIGRFISATIWPLYWIVGFTKLKQGIHDFVADTTVIHEETYRKRILFEKKRSEGSELQEAETF, from the coding sequence ATGACAAATCATATGGATAATGAAACTCATTCTGTGGAAAATGTGCAGAACAATCGCCCTGTTGAACCGAATTATAAAGAAGTGATGTTTTATGAACGCAAGCCTGCTGGCTTTTGGGTGCGGTTCTGGGCATACTTGATCGATCTTCTGCTCATTGCTTCCGTTACTTCGATTTTAATTAAACCGATATTTTTATTGATCGGATTAGAAACATCCAGCAATACATGGTACGCCCCATACGCCATTATTTCCGCTGTCGTTTTCTATGCCTATTTCGTGCTGATGACGAAGTTTTTTGAACAGACAGTAGGCAAAATGATTTTAGGGCTGCGTGTCGTTTCTTTAAAAGAAGAAAAGCTGTCATGGGGGACGTTGTTGTTCCGTGAATGGATAGGCCGTTTTATATCTGCCACCATCTGGCCTTTGTACTGGATTGTCGGGTTTACAAAATTAAAACAAGGAATCCATGACTTTGTAGCAGATACTACTGTCATCCATGAAGAGACATACCGCAAGCGAATTCTGTTTGAGAAAAAACGTTCTGAAGGGTCTGAGTTGCAAGAGGCCGAAACGTTCTAG
- the rarD gene encoding EamA family transporter RarD, whose protein sequence is MAAEKKGILYTILTYAIWGILPLYWKQVDHVPSDEILTSRILWAFVLTVLFIIVINGGKQLIADLKSLWQSKKTFFTLMLASYLITANWFLYIFAVTNDRIVETSMGYYINPLVSMLLGVFFLKEKLSPAIKVAFVLAAIGVSILAISYGTLPWLAFGMALSFAFYGLIKKTIKLDALRGLALETLFVLPLAIIYYIYLFSTSQASFLNEGASTDILLIISGAATALPLVLFATGAPLIPMYMIGFLQYIAPTLMLLLGVLVYGESFNRISAISFSFIWVALIIFTTSKVLEARGIKKEKLNAQH, encoded by the coding sequence ATGGCAGCAGAAAAAAAAGGCATACTATATACGATTTTAACTTACGCCATTTGGGGAATATTACCTCTTTACTGGAAACAAGTCGACCACGTACCAAGTGACGAAATACTGACGTCCCGCATCCTATGGGCTTTTGTTTTGACAGTCTTATTTATCATTGTGATAAATGGCGGAAAACAATTGATTGCTGACTTGAAGAGTTTATGGCAATCCAAAAAAACTTTCTTTACATTAATGCTGGCATCTTATTTGATAACCGCCAATTGGTTTTTGTATATTTTTGCCGTTACAAACGACCGGATTGTTGAAACGAGCATGGGCTATTACATCAATCCGCTTGTTTCGATGCTGCTGGGTGTTTTCTTTTTAAAGGAAAAATTATCACCGGCTATTAAAGTCGCTTTTGTGCTTGCGGCAATTGGTGTCAGCATCTTGGCGATCTCGTATGGTACGCTGCCATGGCTGGCTTTCGGGATGGCTTTAAGTTTTGCGTTCTACGGCTTGATCAAAAAGACCATCAAATTGGATGCGCTGCGGGGACTGGCACTTGAAACTTTGTTTGTGCTGCCGCTTGCGATTATCTACTATATTTATCTGTTTTCCACCAGCCAGGCTTCTTTCCTGAACGAAGGAGCTTCGACAGATATTCTGCTTATCATCAGCGGTGCCGCTACAGCGCTTCCTTTGGTTTTATTTGCAACAGGGGCTCCTCTTATTCCCATGTATATGATCGGATTTTTGCAATACATCGCACCGACGTTGATGCTCCTTTTGGGCGTATTGGTTTACGGTGAATCCTTCAATCGAATCAGCGCAATTTCATTTTCATTCATTTGGGTAGCGTTGATCATATTTACGACCTCAAAAGTTTTGGAAGCAAGAGGCATTAAAAAAGAGAAGTTGAATGCGCAGCATTGA
- the mbcS gene encoding acyl-CoA synthetase MbcS, whose product MNREELLAPESYNLVEEIEKFATGDGKLAIIWENDKEDSQQVTYDELILRANKAANSFEKAGLKKGDIVLVMVPRLIEAYVAYIGALKAGLVVIPSSEMLRAKDISYRLNHSNAKAVIAYEPFMDQFNEVEEMKNVIKFVIGHSDQSWVSLTEAMESASDVYQAADTRNDDMAFLSYTSGTTGNPKGAVHSHGWAYAHLRTSAEHWLGAKEGDLVWATASPGWQKWIWSPFLATLGSGATGFVYNGKFDPEVYLQILERRGINVLCCTPTEYRLMAKQKNLSSFDLKALHSAVSAGEPLNAEVINVFKENFGLEVRDGYGQTENTLLVGVMKGMEIRIGSMGKPTPGNRVEIIDEFGKPAQAGEVGDIAVHVNTPALFKGYFKDDERTKMQFRGEYYVTGDKASKDDDGYFWFEGRGDDIIISSGYTIGPFEVEDALVKHPAVQECAVIGAPDEIRGTIVKAFVVLVPGNEPSEDLVKNLQDHVKELTAPYKYPRAIEFVEELPKTASGKIRRVELRQKEQAKK is encoded by the coding sequence ATGAATCGTGAAGAATTGCTGGCACCGGAAAGTTATAATTTAGTCGAAGAAATTGAGAAATTTGCTACAGGCGACGGCAAATTAGCGATTATTTGGGAAAATGACAAAGAAGACTCCCAGCAAGTTACATACGATGAACTGATTCTCCGTGCCAATAAGGCAGCGAACAGTTTTGAAAAAGCAGGTTTGAAAAAAGGAGATATCGTCCTCGTGATGGTGCCGCGCTTGATTGAAGCGTATGTAGCCTATATCGGCGCCTTGAAAGCAGGCTTGGTTGTAATTCCAAGTTCGGAAATGCTGCGGGCAAAAGACATCTCCTACCGTTTAAACCACAGTAACGCAAAAGCGGTCATTGCGTATGAGCCGTTTATGGATCAATTCAATGAAGTGGAAGAAATGAAAAATGTCATTAAATTCGTTATCGGCCATTCCGATCAGTCATGGGTTTCGTTGACAGAAGCAATGGAATCAGCTTCTGACGTTTATCAAGCTGCAGACACGAGAAATGACGATATGGCGTTTTTATCTTACACGTCAGGAACGACAGGGAACCCTAAAGGCGCAGTGCATAGCCATGGCTGGGCTTATGCACATTTGCGGACTTCTGCAGAGCATTGGCTCGGTGCAAAAGAAGGCGATTTGGTCTGGGCGACAGCCAGCCCTGGATGGCAGAAATGGATTTGGAGCCCATTCCTTGCTACTTTGGGCAGCGGAGCAACCGGATTTGTTTATAATGGCAAATTCGATCCGGAAGTTTATCTGCAGATTCTGGAACGCCGCGGAATCAATGTATTATGCTGTACACCAACCGAGTACCGCTTGATGGCGAAACAGAAAAACCTTTCATCATTCGACTTAAAGGCTTTGCACAGTGCAGTTTCCGCCGGTGAACCGTTGAATGCGGAAGTGATCAACGTGTTTAAAGAAAACTTCGGCCTTGAAGTCCGAGACGGCTATGGCCAGACAGAAAATACCTTGCTTGTCGGCGTTATGAAAGGGATGGAAATCCGCATCGGTTCAATGGGGAAACCGACGCCGGGCAACCGGGTGGAAATCATTGATGAATTCGGTAAGCCTGCGCAAGCCGGCGAAGTGGGAGACATTGCTGTCCATGTGAATACACCTGCATTGTTCAAAGGATATTTCAAAGACGACGAACGCACAAAAATGCAGTTCCGTGGTGAATACTATGTGACGGGAGACAAGGCATCGAAAGACGATGACGGTTATTTCTGGTTTGAAGGAAGAGGCGACGACATCATCATTTCCTCCGGCTATACAATCGGACCGTTCGAAGTGGAAGATGCACTCGTCAAACATCCGGCTGTCCAGGAATGTGCAGTAATCGGAGCGCCTGACGAAATCCGCGGAACGATCGTTAAAGCATTTGTCGTTTTGGTTCCAGGCAACGAGCCTTCCGAAGACCTCGTCAAAAACTTGCAGGATCATGTGAAAGAACTGACAGCTCCTTATAAGTATCCGAGGGCGATCGAGTTTGTAGAGGAATTGCCAAAAACCGCATCAGGAAAAATTCGGCGCGTCGAATTGCGCCAAAAAGAACAAGCGAAAAAGTAA
- a CDS encoding ABC transporter substrate-binding protein → MEKNLLALWQAVPSGEIKKEKIVEVLDLSAKQATRYIRKWAAEGWFNYISGRGRGNSSELQWLKNVEEIYEKQLMEIIEQEAVETSSKYLMYDWSIDSKTRLINKFRSKFGFFQHTSDVDKLIIPRKYAVTTMHPLEAADIQSANVVATIFNRLVAVDAAGKVLPELAHSWDVSATRLRMYLKKDVKFHDDSFLTAEDVAECLNRLRTHVHYKELWEPVEKIQAVGPLVIDFDFPSGCSYCLQMLGLMNSSIYKESQGQLIGTGSFYADNSHDFKTVLHAFKDFFGERPLLDRVEFVQVPSDFDFVYRSATQPDTEKTFMVESDSGVGVVIMNAFRNSDIRRKEVRDYLHWIIAKYRHEIVQYNPRALPNHQSMLIGQNQHYQVEEVKRPIFTKPLIIKTTDYLEKATAWIQAAFEKEGIPIEIQHLPFEEMLFDNGIDQQADLFIRGEVFEMNQNFSFYHFLKNGNSPLVKMINTDENLSHLLEKYVHSPFEEWLSLNLKVEKALMDSSILIPLYYEKRQIPFSADLMNINISHFGYVDFSKLWVRPTIAG, encoded by the coding sequence GTGGAAAAGAATTTATTGGCGCTTTGGCAAGCAGTCCCTTCTGGTGAAATAAAAAAAGAGAAAATTGTTGAGGTCCTCGATTTAAGCGCCAAACAAGCCACTCGTTATATCCGAAAGTGGGCAGCGGAAGGCTGGTTTAACTACATTTCCGGACGTGGAAGAGGCAACTCTTCTGAACTGCAGTGGCTGAAAAATGTGGAAGAAATTTATGAGAAACAGCTGATGGAAATTATTGAACAAGAAGCAGTTGAAACAAGCAGCAAGTATTTAATGTACGATTGGTCAATCGACAGCAAAACTCGCCTCATCAATAAATTTCGATCGAAATTCGGTTTTTTCCAACATACCAGTGATGTCGACAAATTAATCATTCCGAGAAAATATGCAGTTACAACGATGCATCCTTTGGAAGCGGCCGATATTCAAAGCGCTAATGTCGTCGCCACTATCTTCAATCGGCTTGTGGCTGTTGATGCAGCAGGCAAGGTTTTGCCTGAACTTGCCCATAGCTGGGATGTGTCGGCAACCAGGTTGAGAATGTATTTGAAAAAAGATGTGAAGTTCCATGATGATTCTTTTCTGACGGCTGAAGATGTGGCGGAGTGTTTGAATCGACTGCGTACCCATGTCCACTACAAAGAATTATGGGAACCGGTTGAAAAGATCCAAGCAGTTGGTCCTTTAGTGATCGATTTTGATTTTCCCTCAGGCTGCAGTTATTGCCTCCAAATGCTGGGCTTGATGAACTCAAGCATTTATAAAGAAAGTCAAGGACAGTTGATTGGAACCGGCAGTTTTTACGCTGACAACAGCCATGATTTCAAAACAGTTTTACATGCTTTTAAGGATTTTTTTGGTGAACGCCCTTTATTGGATCGGGTTGAATTCGTCCAAGTTCCGAGCGATTTCGACTTTGTCTACCGCTCAGCGACACAACCGGATACGGAAAAAACGTTTATGGTGGAAAGCGACTCAGGTGTTGGGGTGGTCATCATGAACGCCTTTCGGAATTCAGATATCCGACGAAAAGAAGTGCGTGATTATCTCCACTGGATCATTGCAAAATACCGGCATGAAATCGTCCAATATAACCCTCGGGCTTTGCCTAATCACCAAAGCATGCTGATTGGACAAAATCAGCATTATCAAGTCGAGGAAGTTAAACGACCTATTTTCACGAAACCGCTTATCATCAAAACAACGGATTACTTGGAAAAAGCTACCGCATGGATTCAAGCTGCCTTTGAAAAAGAAGGGATTCCGATCGAAATTCAACATTTGCCATTTGAAGAAATGTTGTTTGATAATGGAATAGACCAGCAGGCAGACCTTTTCATCCGTGGGGAAGTATTTGAAATGAATCAAAATTTCTCTTTTTACCATTTTCTTAAAAACGGAAATTCCCCTCTGGTGAAGATGATCAATACAGATGAAAATTTAAGCCATTTGTTAGAAAAGTATGTACATAGTCCCTTTGAAGAATGGCTTTCATTAAATTTAAAAGTTGAAAAAGCATTGATGGATTCATCTATTCTGATCCCCCTCTATTATGAAAAACGGCAAATTCCTTTTTCCGCTGACTTGATGAATATCAACATCAGCCATTTTGGATATGTGGACTTTTCTAAACTTTGGGTCCGGCCAACTATTGCAGGATAA
- a CDS encoding aminoglycoside 6-adenylyltransferase, whose protein sequence is MLPQELAVQKICASLKTDPFVRAVYLKGSMGRNEHDEHSDVDLYCLVDEENEKHFMDNRLHHLQAYRPVIFKDDIFIIAPQIIAVFDNLLHIDLFTVTPEKFTEKDYFKVLYDPDNVMERFVATQSLELDESEFRDDVIDVAWFLFQYQKAAARGNGIWAVKMLSSVMDHLARVLLYKYAPERARLGLKAISKALPAVVLLKTENIFNQMTASRHAEAASQISKLVEEEIEWILARVAERDQIETLLRKMVEIHTRQETKRSL, encoded by the coding sequence ATGTTGCCCCAGGAACTCGCAGTCCAGAAGATTTGTGCAAGTTTAAAAACCGATCCATTCGTACGGGCGGTTTATCTAAAAGGATCAATGGGCAGGAATGAACACGATGAGCATTCCGACGTTGATCTTTATTGTCTCGTTGACGAAGAAAATGAAAAACATTTTATGGATAATCGGTTGCACCATTTACAGGCATACCGGCCGGTTATATTCAAAGACGATATTTTCATCATTGCTCCTCAAATCATCGCAGTCTTCGACAATCTTTTGCATATCGATTTGTTTACGGTAACTCCAGAGAAGTTTACGGAAAAAGATTATTTCAAGGTGCTATATGATCCTGATAACGTAATGGAAAGATTTGTGGCTACACAGAGCCTGGAATTGGATGAAAGTGAATTCCGGGATGATGTAATCGATGTAGCATGGTTCCTGTTCCAGTATCAAAAAGCGGCAGCCAGAGGTAATGGTATCTGGGCCGTGAAGATGCTGTCGAGCGTCATGGACCATTTGGCGAGGGTGCTGCTTTATAAATATGCTCCAGAGCGTGCACGTTTAGGGTTGAAGGCGATCAGCAAGGCGCTGCCGGCTGTGGTTTTATTGAAAACAGAAAATATATTCAATCAGATGACCGCAAGCCGGCATGCAGAAGCAGCCTCGCAAATCAGCAAGCTAGTGGAAGAGGAAATTGAATGGATTCTTGCCCGAGTCGCGGAAAGAGACCAGATAGAAACATTGCTCAGAAAAATGGTGGAAATCCATACGCGCCAAGAAACAAAAAGAAGCTTATAA
- a CDS encoding class I SAM-dependent methyltransferase — MNSAMEKIFNFIDQHATEMQKEQDLPYLESLLETTETWLDGHIQPSEQAGKEDVRKAIQLAVLKGMKEHVQPHHQMTPDALGLLVGYLVELFVKEKEFTLLDPALGTGNLLLTVMNYLDGRITGAGVEIDDMLIRLAASTADLVEQPVTFYRQDALQPLLIDPVDAVVADLPVGYYPDEEIAATYELKAEEGLSYAHHLFIEQALKHTVDGGYLFLVIPKALFESPQAGQLHTFLKKTAYIQSVMELPDSLFKNSAFAKGILILQKKKEGIKAPKEVLLARVPSMSNANSMAKFFSQVSQWFKENKQ; from the coding sequence ATGAATTCAGCAATGGAAAAGATTTTTAATTTTATTGATCAGCATGCGACAGAAATGCAGAAAGAGCAGGATCTGCCGTATCTGGAAAGTTTACTGGAAACAACTGAGACATGGCTGGATGGGCATATCCAGCCTTCGGAACAAGCGGGCAAAGAAGATGTCCGGAAAGCAATCCAGCTGGCTGTATTAAAAGGGATGAAGGAGCATGTACAGCCGCATCACCAGATGACGCCGGATGCACTTGGCCTTTTAGTGGGTTATTTAGTGGAGCTTTTTGTGAAAGAGAAAGAGTTCACGCTGCTCGATCCAGCGCTTGGCACAGGAAATCTGCTGTTGACGGTGATGAATTACTTGGATGGCCGCATTACCGGAGCAGGTGTTGAAATTGATGATATGCTGATCCGGTTGGCAGCTTCAACGGCGGATTTGGTCGAACAGCCGGTCACTTTTTACCGCCAGGATGCCTTGCAGCCTTTATTGATTGATCCTGTGGATGCAGTAGTCGCTGACTTGCCGGTTGGTTATTATCCGGATGAAGAAATAGCGGCAACTTATGAATTGAAGGCAGAAGAAGGCTTGTCGTATGCGCATCACTTATTTATTGAACAAGCATTGAAGCATACAGTGGACGGTGGCTATCTGTTTTTGGTCATTCCAAAAGCCTTATTTGAATCGCCCCAGGCCGGCCAGCTGCATACTTTCTTAAAAAAGACGGCTTACATTCAGTCGGTTATGGAGCTGCCTGACAGCTTATTCAAGAATTCAGCTTTTGCTAAAGGCATTCTGATTTTGCAGAAGAAAAAAGAAGGCATTAAAGCGCCGAAGGAAGTCCTGTTGGCACGTGTACCGAGCATGTCGAATGCCAATTCAATGGCTAAATTCTTTTCGCAAGTCAGCCAGTGGTTCAAAGAAAATAAACAGTAA
- a CDS encoding GNAT family N-acetyltransferase produces the protein MEIKLEQLTGADSEALFEFEMKNRSFFEERIPSRGDEYYQRDVFERNHQILLKEHSAGDSVFYLIKNGEGSILGRLNLADIDQTNQSGYLGYRVGQSFVGHGIASRAVKILLQSADDINIQQIEAKTTTNNKASQKVLKKNGFKQIEIMDEEIILNGEQVKFVYYIWRKWNKHNHKNSSGFFD, from the coding sequence ATGGAAATAAAACTTGAGCAATTGACTGGTGCTGACTCAGAAGCGCTGTTTGAGTTTGAAATGAAGAATAGGAGTTTTTTTGAAGAAAGAATTCCTAGCCGTGGAGACGAATATTATCAGCGGGATGTATTTGAGCGAAATCATCAAATTTTACTAAAAGAACATTCGGCAGGGGATTCTGTCTTTTATTTAATAAAAAATGGGGAAGGTTCTATCCTGGGGCGTCTCAATCTGGCGGATATCGATCAAACAAACCAAAGCGGATATTTGGGGTATCGAGTGGGACAATCATTCGTCGGCCATGGAATTGCCAGCCGGGCTGTAAAAATTCTTCTTCAATCAGCCGATGATATAAACATTCAGCAGATAGAAGCGAAAACTACAACCAACAATAAAGCCTCTCAAAAAGTATTGAAGAAAAATGGATTCAAGCAAATAGAAATTATGGATGAAGAAATTATTTTAAACGGTGAGCAAGTGAAATTTGTTTATTATATATGGCGTAAATGGAATAAGCACAACCATAAAAACAGTTCAGGTTTTTTCGACTGA
- a CDS encoding pentapeptide repeat-containing protein codes for MMENRDGAKKNLELVQKNLKADCGNCFALCCAGLCFTASADFAFDKAAGVPCPNLQSDFRCGIHEDLRRSGFKGCTVFDCYGSGQKVSQVTFKGKDWRKDPGAAKEMFAVFPVMTQLHEMLWYLADAMKQETAKQIYNELEEMMQKTERLTLLEVPELMALDIPIHRAQVNDLLVKASELARADVLKRNKGRKSKKLTQRNADMMGAELKGADLKGVDFRGAYFIAGNLRQADLRTADLIGADFRDADISGADLSTSLFLTQVQANAAIGDCHTKLPEAISRPDHWAKKPRIF; via the coding sequence ATGATGGAAAACCGTGACGGAGCAAAAAAAAATTTAGAGCTTGTGCAGAAAAACCTGAAGGCCGACTGTGGAAATTGTTTCGCTCTCTGCTGTGCGGGTCTTTGTTTTACAGCATCTGCTGATTTTGCTTTTGATAAAGCGGCCGGTGTGCCTTGTCCAAATCTGCAATCCGATTTCCGCTGCGGTATTCATGAGGATCTCCGTCGGAGCGGTTTTAAAGGATGCACGGTGTTCGACTGCTACGGGTCCGGCCAAAAGGTCTCACAGGTGACGTTCAAGGGAAAAGATTGGCGGAAAGATCCCGGTGCGGCGAAAGAGATGTTTGCGGTGTTTCCGGTAATGACCCAGCTGCATGAAATGCTATGGTATTTAGCGGATGCGATGAAACAAGAAACAGCTAAGCAAATTTATAATGAACTGGAAGAAATGATGCAAAAAACAGAACGGCTGACTTTATTGGAAGTGCCGGAACTAATGGCTTTGGATATCCCCATCCATCGTGCTCAAGTCAACGATTTGCTGGTGAAAGCCAGTGAACTGGCCAGAGCCGATGTTTTAAAACGAAACAAAGGACGGAAAAGCAAAAAACTAACCCAGCGGAATGCAGATATGATGGGAGCAGAATTAAAAGGAGCCGACTTGAAGGGCGTCGATTTTAGAGGAGCTTATTTCATAGCGGGGAACTTGCGTCAAGCGGACTTGAGGACGGCAGATTTAATCGGTGCTGATTTCCGGGATGCCGACATCAGCGGAGCCGATTTGTCCACAAGTCTTTTCCTGACACAGGTTCAGGCAAACGCGGCCATCGGAGATTGCCATACGAAATTGCCGGAAGCGATCTCGCGGCCAGACCATTGGGCAAAGAAGCCGAGAATTTTTTAA